AAGGTACCATGAGCCGAGCAGCATGCAGAGATCGGTACGAGCTTCGTGCGTCATGCTCCAGAAGCCGGCGACGGAAGGGTTCGCGAATCCCCAAAACCCGTGACCGAGCAGAATCGGAAGCTTCGTGG
This portion of the Candidatus Binatia bacterium genome encodes:
- a CDS encoding DoxX family protein, which translates into the protein TKLPILLGHGFWGFANPSVAGFWSMTHEARTDLCMLLGSWYLLIVGAGALSVDGLLTGGRGSSAEAGGTAKRGV